A window of Streptomyces armeniacus contains these coding sequences:
- a CDS encoding AMIN-like domain-containing (lipo)protein, with translation MRNKRSSARRPSAARPLAGGIAVVSAGLLAAVAVGPAAASSGEAPVRVAAAGASCGVVNWGSLPKAADGTGDRPLTNVRTGRHDCYDRMVLDVRGGLPASTVGYQVRYVDKFHQDGSGREIAISGGAILEIVALAPSYDPDTHQPTYAGRGGRPLPGVSLSGYRTFRDARFGASYEGRTQLGLGVRARLPFRVFQLGDRLVVDVAHSWTATTAR, from the coding sequence ATGCGCAACAAGAGATCGTCCGCACGCAGACCGTCCGCCGCCAGGCCGCTCGCCGGTGGCATCGCCGTCGTCAGTGCCGGGCTCCTGGCCGCCGTGGCTGTCGGGCCCGCCGCGGCGAGCAGTGGCGAGGCGCCCGTACGGGTCGCCGCCGCCGGGGCGAGCTGCGGCGTCGTCAACTGGGGCAGCCTGCCCAAGGCCGCCGACGGCACCGGCGACCGGCCGCTGACGAACGTACGGACAGGCCGCCACGACTGCTACGACCGCATGGTCCTCGACGTACGCGGCGGACTGCCCGCGAGCACCGTCGGCTACCAGGTGCGGTACGTCGACAAGTTCCACCAGGACGGCTCCGGCCGGGAGATCGCGATCTCCGGAGGGGCGATCCTCGAGATCGTGGCGCTCGCGCCGAGCTACGACCCCGACACCCACCAGCCGACGTACGCCGGACGCGGCGGCCGGCCGCTGCCGGGTGTCAGCCTCAGCGGCTACCGCACGTTCCGCGACGCCCGCTTCGGCGCGAGCTACGAGGGCCGGACCCAACTCGGCCTGGGCGTACGGGCGCGGCTGCCGTTCCGCGTGTTCCAGCTCGGCGACCGGCTGGTGGTCGACGTGGCGCACTCGTGGACGGCGACCACCGCACGCTGA
- a CDS encoding Cmx/CmrA family chloramphenicol efflux MFS transporter, producing MPTHSPARSPKAARVRMPVAVYVLGLSVFALGTSEFMLAGILEPLARDMDVSIPKAGLLVSAFAIGMVVGAPALAAATLRLPRRTTLIALLTVFGLGQVAGAVAPTYAVLFASRVLSALACAGFWAVGAAVAISLVPVNARARAMAIMVGGLSIANIAGVPAGAFLGQHAGWRSAFWAVAAMSAVALVGVVTLVPRTRPATGADAPRLRNELRIYADRQVWLALATIALNAAAVFALFSYLSPLLTDTAGLAESWVPWILGLFGVGALAGTAVGGRIADAHLFGTMYAGIAASTVVLGVLALVAHNPAATVVLAFMLGFTAFLTAPALNARMFNVANAAPTLAGATTTASFNIGNTLGPWLGGLVIGAGWGYPAVAWTGAALAAAAVGTTAVASRLHRRVAATRVVAGGAGTAASPAADASVDASVDASAAYGRGPSAH from the coding sequence ATGCCCACCCACTCCCCGGCCCGGTCGCCCAAGGCTGCCCGCGTACGCATGCCCGTCGCCGTCTACGTACTCGGCCTGTCCGTCTTCGCGCTGGGCACCTCGGAGTTCATGCTCGCGGGCATCCTCGAGCCGCTCGCGCGGGACATGGACGTCTCGATCCCGAAGGCCGGGCTGCTCGTTTCCGCGTTCGCGATCGGGATGGTGGTCGGAGCTCCGGCGCTGGCGGCGGCCACGCTGCGGCTGCCGCGCCGTACGACGCTCATCGCGCTGCTGACCGTCTTCGGGCTGGGGCAGGTGGCGGGCGCGGTGGCGCCGACGTACGCGGTGCTGTTCGCGTCACGGGTCCTCAGCGCGCTCGCCTGCGCGGGCTTCTGGGCGGTCGGCGCGGCCGTCGCGATCTCCCTGGTGCCCGTGAACGCGCGGGCACGCGCCATGGCGATCATGGTCGGCGGGCTGAGCATCGCCAACATCGCCGGCGTACCGGCGGGCGCCTTCCTCGGGCAGCACGCGGGCTGGCGTTCGGCGTTCTGGGCGGTGGCCGCGATGTCCGCGGTCGCGCTGGTCGGCGTCGTCACGCTGGTGCCCCGTACGCGCCCGGCGACCGGCGCCGACGCACCACGCCTCCGCAACGAGCTGCGCATCTACGCCGACCGGCAGGTCTGGCTCGCCCTCGCGACGATCGCACTGAACGCCGCCGCCGTCTTCGCCCTCTTCTCGTACCTCTCCCCGCTGCTCACCGACACCGCCGGACTCGCGGAGAGCTGGGTGCCGTGGATCCTCGGGCTGTTCGGGGTCGGAGCGCTGGCCGGTACGGCGGTGGGCGGACGCATCGCGGACGCGCACCTCTTCGGCACGATGTACGCGGGGATCGCCGCGTCGACCGTCGTACTCGGCGTGCTGGCGCTCGTCGCGCACAACCCGGCCGCCACGGTCGTACTCGCCTTCATGCTCGGCTTCACGGCCTTCCTGACGGCGCCCGCGCTGAACGCCCGCATGTTCAACGTCGCCAACGCGGCGCCCACGCTGGCCGGTGCGACGACGACCGCCTCGTTCAACATCGGCAACACGCTCGGGCCGTGGCTCGGCGGGCTCGTCATCGGCGCGGGCTGGGGGTACCCGGCCGTCGCCTGGACGGGCGCCGCGCTGGCCGCGGCGGCCGTGGGCACGACGGCGGTGGCGTCGCGGCTGCACCGCCGGGTGGCGGCGACGCGGGTGGTGGCGGGCGGGGCGGGGACGGCGGCTTCGCCGGCGGCGGACGCGTCGGTGGACGCGTCGGTGGACGCGTCGGCGGCGTACGGCCGGGGCCCCTCGGCCCACTGA
- a CDS encoding SRPBCC family protein has translation MSTTGRGARAQSATADREVVIARVIEAPRELVFEAFTEVRHLSQWWGPEGFTTTTQSFDFRVGGEWDFVMHGPDGTDYPEWITWTEIVPPERIALLHGESRGDPNAFESVLTFEPDGAATRIEMRTLFPTKKLRDEAVETYHAIEGGRQTLGNLAAYVTETVRKGAEG, from the coding sequence ATGAGCACGACGGGACGAGGAGCGCGGGCGCAGTCCGCGACGGCCGACCGCGAGGTCGTCATCGCCCGGGTCATCGAGGCCCCGCGGGAGCTGGTGTTCGAGGCGTTCACCGAGGTCCGGCATCTGTCGCAGTGGTGGGGACCGGAGGGGTTCACCACGACCACGCAGTCGTTCGACTTCCGTGTCGGCGGGGAGTGGGACTTTGTGATGCACGGACCGGACGGGACGGACTACCCCGAGTGGATCACCTGGACCGAGATCGTTCCGCCGGAGCGGATCGCGCTGCTCCACGGTGAGTCCCGCGGCGACCCGAACGCCTTCGAGTCGGTCCTGACGTTCGAGCCCGACGGCGCGGCGACCCGGATCGAGATGCGCACGCTGTTCCCCACCAAGAAACTGCGCGACGAGGCGGTCGAGACGTACCACGCGATCGAGGGCGGCCGGCAGACCCTGGGCAACCTGGCCGCCTACGTCACCGAGACCGTTCGGAAGGGAGCTGAGGGCTGA
- a CDS encoding LacI family DNA-binding transcriptional regulator — protein MSTISDVARAAGVSPATVSRVFNGGRVSPERTERVRQVAAELGFSPNRVARSLRTQRASVIGLMIPDIENPFFTALARGVEDASQRTNLSVVLCNTDEDVEKEARYLDIALAEQMAGVIVAAASRRRSDFSALAERGMPVVAVDRRPRAAMVDAVMVDNQHGSDEATAHLVDRGYQRVACITGPAGASTSEERLAGYRAAMREAGAADEWIRAYTRHADFRVEGGRTAMEELLALPEPPDAVFVANNLMTVGALQALRVAGVEPPSFGILSFGDVPWASLVRPPLTTVQLPAYDLGVAAAALLQERIAGSDKPLQTVVLRTALRPRASTAGPEGE, from the coding sequence GTGTCAACGATCAGCGATGTGGCGCGAGCGGCGGGCGTCTCCCCCGCGACCGTTTCCAGAGTCTTCAACGGCGGCCGGGTCAGCCCCGAGCGCACCGAGCGCGTCCGCCAGGTCGCGGCCGAACTCGGCTTCTCACCCAACCGGGTCGCCCGCTCCCTGCGCACCCAGCGCGCCAGCGTGATCGGGCTGATGATCCCCGACATCGAGAACCCGTTCTTCACCGCGCTCGCCCGCGGCGTCGAGGACGCGTCGCAGCGTACGAATCTGTCCGTCGTCCTCTGCAACACCGACGAGGACGTCGAGAAGGAGGCGCGCTACCTCGACATCGCCCTCGCCGAACAGATGGCGGGCGTCATCGTCGCCGCCGCCTCCCGCCGCCGTTCGGACTTCTCCGCGCTCGCCGAGCGCGGCATGCCCGTCGTCGCCGTCGACCGGCGGCCCCGCGCCGCCATGGTCGACGCGGTGATGGTCGACAACCAGCACGGCAGCGACGAGGCCACCGCCCACCTGGTGGACCGCGGCTACCAGCGCGTCGCCTGCATCACCGGCCCCGCCGGCGCCTCCACCTCCGAGGAGCGCCTCGCCGGCTACCGCGCCGCGATGCGCGAGGCCGGCGCCGCGGACGAGTGGATACGGGCCTACACGCGGCACGCGGACTTCCGCGTGGAGGGCGGCCGTACGGCCATGGAAGAGCTGCTCGCCCTCCCCGAACCGCCGGACGCCGTGTTCGTGGCCAACAACCTGATGACGGTCGGCGCCCTCCAGGCGCTGCGGGTGGCGGGGGTCGAACCGCCGTCGTTCGGCATCCTGTCGTTCGGCGACGTCCCCTGGGCCTCGCTCGTACGACCGCCGCTGACGACGGTGCAGCTGCCCGCGTACGACCTGGGGGTCGCGGCGGCGGCCCTGCTCCAGGAACGCATCGCGGGCTCGGACAAACCCCTCCAGACGGTCGTGCTCCGCACGGCCCTCCGCCCGCGCGCGAGCACGGCGGGGCCGGAGGGGGAGTGA
- a CDS encoding ArsR/SmtB family transcription factor — protein sequence MARAATTSDVFNAIAEPQRREILVLLRAGEQPVTELARELGMTQPRASKHLRVLREVGLVRDRKAGKQRLYGLDARGLRSVHEWTGGFERFWSESFDRLDAYVQDLKQERQEE from the coding sequence ATGGCACGAGCCGCGACGACGTCGGACGTCTTCAATGCGATCGCCGAGCCGCAACGCCGGGAGATCCTGGTGCTGCTGCGGGCGGGTGAGCAGCCGGTGACCGAGCTGGCACGGGAGCTGGGGATGACCCAGCCGCGCGCGTCCAAACACCTGCGGGTCCTTCGTGAGGTCGGGCTGGTGCGGGATCGCAAGGCGGGCAAGCAGCGCCTGTACGGCCTTGACGCCCGTGGGCTGCGCTCCGTCCACGAGTGGACCGGCGGGTTCGAGCGGTTCTGGAGTGAGAGCTTCGACCGGCTGGACGCGTACGTGCAGGACCTGAAGCAGGAAAGGCAGGAGGAGTAG
- a CDS encoding HD domain-containing protein produces MSTTRTDDGLLERWTALLARVRADAPASGPALDPAPDPAAYGANLLARWAEPQRRYHTTDHLRAVLDHVDALAGHAADPDAVRLAAWFHDAVYRPDRSENEERSAHLAERALAEAGVPADRTAEVARLVRLTAGHDPAPGDTNGEVLCDADLAVLAGSPEAYAHYAAAVRQEYGFVPDDAFRAGRKQVLHQLLALPHLFRTPYGRTHWERTARHNVRAELDLLSA; encoded by the coding sequence ATGAGCACCACCCGCACGGACGACGGCCTGCTCGAACGGTGGACCGCGCTGCTCGCGCGCGTACGCGCCGACGCCCCCGCCTCCGGCCCGGCCCTCGACCCCGCGCCCGACCCGGCCGCGTACGGCGCGAACCTGCTCGCCCGCTGGGCCGAACCGCAGCGCCGCTACCACACCACCGACCACCTCCGCGCCGTCCTCGACCACGTCGACGCCCTGGCCGGGCACGCCGCCGACCCGGACGCCGTACGCCTCGCCGCCTGGTTCCACGACGCCGTCTACCGCCCCGACCGCAGCGAGAACGAGGAGCGCAGCGCCCACCTCGCCGAACGCGCCCTCGCCGAGGCCGGCGTCCCCGCCGACCGTACGGCCGAGGTCGCCCGCCTCGTACGGCTCACCGCCGGCCACGACCCCGCCCCCGGCGACACCAACGGCGAGGTCCTGTGCGACGCCGACCTGGCCGTCCTGGCGGGCTCCCCCGAGGCGTACGCGCACTACGCCGCCGCCGTACGCCAGGAGTACGGCTTCGTCCCGGACGACGCCTTCCGCGCGGGCCGCAAACAGGTCCTGCACCAACTCCTCGCCCTCCCCCACCTGTTCCGCACCCCGTACGGCCGCACCCACTGGGAACGCACGGCCCGCCACAACGTCCGCGCGGAACTGGACCTGCTCAGCGCCTGA
- a CDS encoding ABC transporter substrate-binding protein has product MTVDSTRGVPRRRVLAGGAAAAGTAALAGCGLQAKAEGGPMQFWNFYAPQRSDDPALAAQSKWFTDLVAKWNASHKTKIELLYLPPPIYQTGSKLPTAFAAGSGPDIFLASPGDFLRYYNGGILMDLTPHMDKAAVKDYYKDALASRMVDGKVYALPMEVEPLAMYYDVSAWEKAKLSEGDIPTTWDQLLDVGAKLKSPTRAGIVTETKPGYLQNFLWYPWMWQGGGDVLDEKGRPSVDTKAVRQALQLWQDAVRLGITPRVPPAANDLIAAFRGGNAAMWQSGIWQVSSFRAFAPKFEYGLFKLPTPPGGTYKTALGGWSFCANAKGRHPEAAAEFCAWALGTMEEECLDRMVDWCVKAKSDIAPRKSVLERATRAGGYDQWAMKYFKDEVFPGGRAEPRYPPVIYKAMSDALQGAMLAGRSVDSETSRAAQSVEAYVKSYKGAKLV; this is encoded by the coding sequence ATGACAGTCGACAGCACGCGCGGCGTCCCCAGGCGCCGCGTGCTCGCGGGCGGCGCGGCGGCGGCGGGGACCGCCGCGCTCGCCGGCTGCGGACTCCAGGCGAAGGCCGAGGGCGGGCCGATGCAGTTCTGGAACTTCTACGCCCCGCAGCGCTCGGACGACCCCGCCCTCGCGGCGCAGAGCAAGTGGTTCACCGATCTGGTCGCCAAGTGGAACGCCAGCCACAAGACCAAGATCGAGCTTCTCTATCTGCCGCCGCCCATCTACCAGACGGGCTCCAAGCTGCCGACGGCGTTCGCCGCGGGCTCCGGCCCGGACATCTTCCTCGCCAGCCCGGGCGACTTCCTCCGCTACTACAACGGCGGGATCCTGATGGATCTGACGCCGCACATGGACAAGGCGGCCGTCAAGGACTACTACAAGGACGCGCTCGCCAGCCGCATGGTCGACGGCAAGGTCTACGCCCTCCCCATGGAGGTCGAGCCGCTCGCCATGTACTACGACGTCAGCGCGTGGGAGAAGGCGAAGCTCTCCGAGGGCGACATCCCCACCACCTGGGACCAGTTGCTGGACGTCGGCGCCAAGCTGAAGTCGCCCACCCGGGCCGGGATCGTCACCGAGACCAAGCCCGGCTATCTGCAGAACTTCCTCTGGTACCCGTGGATGTGGCAGGGCGGCGGCGACGTACTCGACGAGAAGGGCCGCCCGTCGGTCGACACCAAGGCCGTACGGCAGGCGCTCCAGCTGTGGCAGGACGCCGTACGCCTCGGGATCACGCCGCGCGTGCCGCCCGCCGCGAACGATCTGATCGCCGCGTTCCGGGGCGGCAACGCCGCCATGTGGCAGAGCGGCATCTGGCAGGTCTCCAGCTTCCGCGCGTTCGCCCCGAAGTTCGAGTACGGCCTGTTCAAGCTGCCGACGCCGCCCGGCGGTACGTACAAGACGGCGCTCGGCGGCTGGTCGTTCTGCGCCAACGCGAAGGGGCGCCACCCCGAGGCGGCCGCCGAGTTCTGCGCCTGGGCGCTCGGCACGATGGAGGAGGAGTGCCTCGACCGGATGGTCGACTGGTGCGTCAAGGCCAAGTCCGACATCGCGCCCCGCAAGTCCGTCCTCGAACGGGCCACCCGCGCCGGCGGCTACGACCAGTGGGCCATGAAGTACTTCAAGGACGAGGTCTTCCCCGGCGGCCGGGCCGAACCGCGCTACCCGCCGGTGATCTACAAGGCGATGTCCGACGCCCTGCAGGGCGCGATGCTCGCCGGCCGCAGCGTCGACAGCGAGACATCACGCGCCGCGCAGTCCGTCGAGGCGTACGTCAAGAGCTACAAGGGGGCGAAGCTGGTATGA
- a CDS encoding copper homeostasis protein CutC, whose protein sequence is MSRPILEVIALDAADARAAQAGGADRLELVTDMAADGLVPSRETFVRIRAAVDIPLRVMLRAADGFTVGGAEALDGLLARARELRAAGADEFVLGFLDEAGQPDLYAVGALAEATAGCPWTFHRAIDRAADRDGLRKQLADLPGLDTYLTAGAPTGVDDGMEVLRAEAARSAAREPGYGPRLMVGGGLRLEHVPALRAAGVDAFHIGGAARTAGWTSPVSAAAVREWRTALDG, encoded by the coding sequence ATGTCTAGACCAATTCTCGAGGTGATCGCGCTCGACGCCGCCGACGCGCGCGCCGCTCAGGCCGGAGGGGCGGACCGCCTCGAACTGGTCACCGACATGGCGGCCGACGGACTCGTACCCAGCCGCGAGACCTTCGTACGCATCCGCGCCGCCGTCGACATCCCGCTCCGCGTGATGCTGCGCGCGGCGGACGGGTTCACCGTCGGCGGCGCCGAAGCGCTCGACGGGCTGCTCGCGCGGGCGCGGGAGCTGCGGGCGGCGGGCGCCGACGAGTTCGTGCTCGGCTTCCTGGACGAGGCGGGCCAGCCGGACCTGTACGCCGTCGGCGCGCTCGCCGAGGCGACGGCGGGCTGCCCGTGGACGTTCCACCGCGCGATCGACCGCGCCGCCGACCGCGACGGCCTCCGCAAGCAACTCGCCGACCTGCCGGGCCTCGACACGTACCTCACCGCCGGTGCGCCCACGGGCGTCGACGACGGCATGGAGGTGCTGCGCGCCGAAGCCGCCCGCAGCGCCGCACGCGAACCGGGCTACGGGCCGCGGCTGATGGTCGGCGGCGGCCTGCGGCTGGAGCACGTACCGGCGCTGCGGGCGGCGGGCGTCGACGCGTTCCACATCGGCGGCGCGGCCCGTACGGCGGGCTGGACGTCGCCGGTCAGCGCCGCCGCCGTACGGGAGTGGCGGACGGCGCTGGACGGCTGA
- a CDS encoding carbohydrate ABC transporter permease: MATETRFAPARVTRMSAGRRGRIGLTVLGTVLAAVAFFPVLWMITSAFKTRDTVTDGKLIPDEFTVQNFVYVFTEVPFVRYLLNSFFISAVITVVALLLHSMAAYALARLRFPGRETLFMTIFSTLLITAPVVLIPLFLVVRELGMLDSYAGLIIPAIFNAFGIFLLRQFYLGLPRELEEAAIVDGCGHWRVYWSIVLPLSRPILSALAIFFFLANWNSFLWPLVSTTNPDLTVVQVGIASFQSQYGSNWNYVLAAAAVAAAPMLVLFFSFQKQITESIKTSGLK, translated from the coding sequence ATGGCGACTGAGACCCGCTTCGCACCGGCGCGCGTGACGCGCATGAGCGCCGGGCGCAGAGGACGCATCGGGCTGACGGTGCTCGGCACCGTCCTGGCCGCCGTGGCCTTCTTCCCCGTGCTGTGGATGATCACGTCCGCGTTCAAGACGCGGGACACCGTGACCGACGGGAAGCTGATTCCCGACGAGTTCACCGTGCAGAACTTCGTGTACGTCTTCACCGAAGTCCCGTTCGTCCGCTACCTGCTGAACAGCTTCTTCATCTCCGCCGTGATCACCGTCGTGGCGCTGCTGCTGCACTCGATGGCGGCGTACGCGCTGGCGAGGCTGCGCTTCCCGGGCCGCGAGACGCTGTTCATGACGATCTTCTCCACGCTGCTGATCACCGCGCCCGTCGTGCTGATCCCGCTGTTCCTGGTGGTACGTGAGCTGGGGATGCTCGACTCGTACGCGGGCCTCATCATCCCGGCGATCTTCAACGCGTTCGGCATCTTCCTGCTCCGGCAGTTCTATCTGGGGCTGCCCAGAGAGCTGGAGGAGGCGGCGATCGTCGACGGCTGCGGGCACTGGCGCGTGTACTGGTCGATCGTGCTGCCGCTGTCCCGGCCGATCCTCTCCGCGCTGGCGATCTTCTTCTTCCTCGCCAACTGGAACTCGTTCCTCTGGCCGCTGGTCTCCACGACGAACCCCGACCTCACGGTCGTACAGGTGGGCATCGCCTCGTTCCAGTCGCAGTACGGCTCCAACTGGAACTACGTGCTGGCCGCGGCGGCGGTCGCGGCGGCGCCCATGCTCGTCCTCTTCTTCAGCTTCCAGAAGCAGATCACCGAGTCCATCAAGACG
- a CDS encoding dihydrofolate reductase family protein: MAGKVFFSVSMSLDGFIAPESVEDLMGRQWMELQQWVFPQRFFRENLKLGAGGEEGRDNDILRETFERTGASVMGKRMFDAGEQAWPEDAPFHTPVFVVTHEKRDPWERPGGTTFHFVNDGIESALDQAREAAGDRDVRVAGGGATILEYVNAGLVDEFSIALSPVLFGAGIRLFEGVDAGRVALEPVRAEPSPRVTHLTYAVRER, encoded by the coding sequence ATGGCCGGGAAGGTGTTCTTCAGCGTGTCGATGTCGCTGGACGGCTTCATCGCGCCCGAGTCCGTCGAGGACCTGATGGGGCGGCAGTGGATGGAACTGCAGCAGTGGGTCTTCCCGCAGCGGTTCTTCCGGGAGAACCTGAAGCTCGGCGCGGGCGGCGAGGAAGGGCGCGACAACGACATCCTGCGGGAGACGTTCGAGCGCACCGGCGCGAGCGTGATGGGCAAGCGCATGTTCGACGCCGGCGAGCAGGCATGGCCGGAGGACGCGCCGTTCCACACGCCGGTGTTCGTCGTGACGCACGAGAAGCGTGACCCCTGGGAGCGGCCGGGCGGGACCACCTTCCACTTCGTCAACGACGGCATCGAGTCCGCGCTGGACCAGGCCCGCGAGGCCGCCGGTGACCGCGACGTCCGCGTCGCGGGCGGCGGCGCGACGATCCTGGAGTACGTGAACGCCGGCCTGGTCGACGAGTTCTCGATCGCGCTCTCACCTGTGCTGTTCGGCGCCGGAATCCGTCTGTTCGAGGGCGTGGACGCGGGCCGCGTGGCGCTGGAGCCGGTCCGCGCGGAGCCCTCCCCGAGGGTGACGCACCTGACCTACGCCGTCCGGGAGCGGTAG
- a CDS encoding carbohydrate ABC transporter permease — protein sequence MSDLAAPERTASAAPAARPKEPPQPRLSRKHREWLAAALFLLPDCIGLLVFVGIPMVLSVVLSFFQVSGFGSYEWVGLGNYERMLGDPLFWDSMKITGIYVLVLVPVLFVVSLGLGLLVKQNLPGVSIFRTIFFLPYVISLVVVGLLWKFMLDEQIGVVNKAFRSVGLEGESWLGDPDIALYSIIAVFIWVMMGYYMIIFLAGLQEIPREYYEAARIDGAGPWTQFRTITWPLLRPTSFFVLLMSTVAAITGGFELVFVLTEGGPANSTSLAIFYIYQQAFVFGEYGYSAAMGTALVLAMVLVSGVIFKITKGGRFDDGD from the coding sequence ATGAGCGACCTCGCCGCACCCGAACGCACGGCCTCGGCCGCACCGGCGGCACGGCCGAAGGAGCCGCCGCAGCCGCGGCTCTCCCGCAAGCACCGCGAGTGGCTGGCCGCCGCGCTGTTCCTGCTGCCCGACTGCATCGGACTGCTGGTCTTCGTCGGCATTCCGATGGTGCTGTCCGTGGTGCTGAGCTTCTTCCAGGTCAGCGGCTTCGGCAGCTACGAGTGGGTCGGACTGGGCAACTACGAGCGGATGCTGGGCGATCCGCTGTTCTGGGACTCGATGAAGATCACCGGCATCTACGTGCTGGTGCTCGTGCCCGTGCTGTTCGTGGTGAGCCTCGGGCTCGGGCTGCTCGTCAAGCAGAACCTGCCCGGCGTCAGCATCTTCCGCACGATCTTCTTCCTGCCGTACGTCATCAGCCTCGTCGTGGTCGGCCTGCTCTGGAAGTTCATGCTCGACGAGCAGATCGGCGTCGTGAACAAGGCGTTCCGCTCCGTCGGCCTGGAGGGGGAGTCGTGGCTGGGCGATCCCGACATCGCCCTCTACTCCATCATCGCGGTCTTCATCTGGGTGATGATGGGCTACTACATGATCATTTTCCTGGCGGGTCTCCAGGAGATCCCCCGGGAGTATTACGAGGCCGCCCGGATCGACGGCGCCGGCCCCTGGACGCAGTTCCGCACCATCACCTGGCCGCTGCTGCGCCCCACCAGCTTCTTCGTACTGCTGATGTCGACCGTCGCCGCGATCACCGGAGGCTTCGAGCTGGTCTTCGTGCTCACCGAGGGCGGCCCGGCCAACAGCACGTCGCTGGCGATCTTCTACATCTACCAACAAGCCTTCGTCTTCGGGGAGTACGGCTACTCGGCCGCCATGGGCACCGCCCTCGTGCTGGCGATGGTCCTCGTCTCCGGAGTGATCTTCAAGATCACGAAGGGCGGGAGGTTCGACGATGGCGACTGA
- a CDS encoding glycoside hydrolase family 172 protein: MLDELSRRTDAVSRSVSPENFTGAKGAGGRATEGTGAQAAGALGQGWKISPSIEIAPGETAELADIAGPGTVRHIWCTTAPHRAWRGTLFRAYWDGAAEPAVEVPLGDFFCNGWNVFSQVSSVPVAANPNGGFNSYWAMPFRDRARFTVENLSAETVVLYYQIDYELAEVPGDACYLHAQWRRSHPVPYGETHTLLEGIEGRGQYVGAYLAWATNSPGWWGEGELKFYLDGDTDFPTICGTGTEDYFGGAWNYDIEGRGYTEYTTPYLGLNQVLKPDGLYRSQQRFGMYRWHVQDPVRFAQDLRVTVQSLGIGPGHGNGLPHRYRPTSDDIASTALFYLDAPTASVRPATPGLLTLEVD; the protein is encoded by the coding sequence ATGCTCGACGAGCTGTCCAGGCGTACGGACGCGGTCTCCCGGTCCGTGAGCCCGGAGAACTTCACCGGCGCCAAGGGGGCCGGCGGCCGGGCCACCGAGGGTACCGGGGCGCAGGCCGCCGGGGCACTGGGCCAGGGCTGGAAGATCTCGCCGAGCATCGAGATCGCTCCCGGCGAGACCGCCGAGCTCGCCGACATCGCGGGCCCCGGCACCGTACGGCACATCTGGTGTACGACCGCCCCGCACCGCGCCTGGCGCGGCACGCTGTTCCGGGCGTACTGGGACGGCGCGGCCGAGCCGGCCGTCGAGGTGCCGCTGGGCGACTTCTTCTGCAACGGCTGGAACGTCTTCAGCCAGGTCTCGTCCGTACCCGTGGCGGCCAATCCGAACGGCGGCTTCAACTCGTACTGGGCGATGCCCTTCCGCGACCGGGCCCGCTTCACGGTGGAGAACCTGTCCGCCGAGACGGTCGTCCTCTACTACCAGATCGACTACGAGCTGGCCGAAGTCCCCGGCGACGCCTGCTACCTGCACGCCCAGTGGCGCCGCAGCCACCCCGTCCCGTACGGCGAGACGCACACGCTGCTGGAGGGGATCGAGGGCCGCGGGCAGTACGTCGGCGCCTATCTCGCCTGGGCCACGAACAGCCCGGGGTGGTGGGGCGAGGGCGAGCTGAAGTTCTACCTCGACGGCGACACCGACTTCCCGACGATCTGCGGCACCGGCACCGAGGACTACTTCGGCGGCGCCTGGAACTACGACATCGAGGGCCGCGGCTACACCGAGTACACCACCCCGTATCTCGGTCTGAACCAGGTGCTCAAGCCCGACGGGCTCTACCGCAGCCAGCAGCGGTTCGGGATGTACCGCTGGCACGTGCAGGACCCCGTCCGCTTCGCGCAGGACCTGCGCGTCACGGTGCAGTCGCTCGGCATCGGCCCGGGGCACGGCAACGGGCTGCCCCACCGGTACCGCCCCACCAGCGACGACATCGCCTCGACGGCGCTCTTCTACCTCGACGCACCCACTGCGTCCGTACGTCCCGCCACGCCCGGTCTCCTCACGCTCGAAGTGGACTAG